Proteins from a genomic interval of Papaver somniferum cultivar HN1 chromosome 4, ASM357369v1, whole genome shotgun sequence:
- the LOC113276023 gene encoding uncharacterized protein LOC113276023, which translates to MDVAKFTGMLRITSQSSLFALKSSFSSTLLKTHTRNFISLKEKSLCNSITNEKRHLCLVSASKMDYFQNSSHPQGIESFFRSVLANMENVYLSRNPTAKSILELVNSADDEDQICYDHFAFRTFGVDGYGIDSMAQIFLDYGFTPRGELRFPAKKLKAVWFAPPTHHSIIESDDNGSGVNGPLPRIFISELLVDELSPKAQDIIRKYTKLSGNGNKHAALASALGSLTWETPLYSEFQELAKESEYAAWTLVNGYALNHLTISTHRLKSHLRDITNLNKFIEESGFKLNSEGSVLKVSPDGLLQQSSTVADTATFHFADGVTESVPRSYMEFAERLVLPQYKNIPNSEIKEHHRRDGFEVGNADKIFESTSKDQLTRKTTVK; encoded by the exons ATGGATGTTGCTAAGTTCACGGGAATGTTAAGAATTACATCTCAATCTTCACTATTTGCTCTTAAATCTTCATTTTCATCAACTTTGCTAAAAACCCACACAAGAAATTTCATTTCTttgaaagaaaaatctctctGTAATTCAATCACTAACGAAAAACGTCATCTTTGCTTAGTTTCTGCATCAAAAATGGATTATTTTCAAAACTCATCACACCCCCAG GGTATTGAATCATTCTTTAGGAGTGTTTTAGCTAATATGGAAAACGTGTATTTGAGTAGAAATCCAACTGCAAAATCAATTCTAGAGCTTGTAAATTCAGCTGATGATGAAGACCAAATTTGTTATGATCATTTTGCATTCAGAACATTTGGGGTTGATGGTTATGGGATTGATTCCATGGCTCAAATTTTCTTAGActatggatttacaccaagaggaGAACTGAGATTCCCTGCAAAGAAATTGAAAGCAGTTTGGTTTGCCCCTCCTactcatcatagtattattgaaTCAGATGATAATGGAAGTGGTGTTAATGGACCTTTGCCTAGAATCTTCATATCTGAGCTTCTTGTTGATGAGCTGAGTCCCAAAGCTCAG GACATAATTCGGAAATACACTAAATTATCTGGTAATGGAAATAAACATGCAGCTCTTGCAAGTGCATTGGGATCATTAACATGGGAGACGCCGTTATATTCCGAGTTTCAAGAATTGGCTAA AGAAAGTGAATATGCGGCATGGACTCTAGTCAATGGATATGCATTGAACCATTTAACGATTTCCACTCATCGATTAAAATCTCACTTGCGAGACATTACAAACCTTAATAAGTTTATTGAAGAAAGTGGATTCAAATTGAATTCTGAAGGGAGTGTTCTAAAAG TGAGCCCTGATGGACTTCTGCAGCAAAGTTCAACTGTGGCAGATACAGCAACTTTCCATTTTGCCGATGGTGTGACTGAGTCTGTTCCACGCTCGTACATGGAGTTCGCAGAGCGTCTTGTGCTGCCCCAGTATAAGAACATACCTAACAGTGAG ATTAAAGAACATCACAGGCGTGACGGATTTGAGGTGGGCAATGCTGATAAGATATTTGAGAGCACATCCAAGGATCAATTGACCAGGAAAACAACTGTCAAATAA
- the LOC113276022 gene encoding probable serine/threonine-protein kinase PIX7 isoform X2, with product MKMGLGPDDAIKVKEVWDFGQKSKGGKKKKDEEVKAKVVDEVEEEEETGCWVKFRFMGCLTSRSKVNSSISGTSTHYAESKSTNDTSRDQPIPALGSSSTTSNGESNPDTPKVGEDLKIASQLRKFTFIELKSATRNFRPESILGEGGFGCVFKGWIEENGTAPVKPGTGLTVAVKTLNHDGLQGHKEWLAEVNFLGDLLHPNLVKLIGYCIEDDQRLLVYEFMPRGSLENHLFRRSLPLPWAVRMKIALGAAKGLAFLHEEAERPVIYRDFKTSNILLDADYNSKLSDFGLAKDGPEGDKTHVSTRVMGTYGYAAPEYVMTGHLTSRSDVYSFGVVLLEMLTGRRSMDKNRPNGEHNLVEWARPHLGERRRFYRLIDPRLEGNFSIKGAQKAAQLAHSCLSRDPKSRPLMSEVVEVLKPLINLKDMASSSYYYQTMQAERTGANNNSSSARNGLRTQGGGFVSRNGLPVRSLSSSNGSHPSPYRHHPSPKPSGKKL from the exons ATGAAGATGGGATTAGGTCCTGATGATGCTATTAAAGTTAAAGAAGTATGGGATTTTGGACAGAAATCAAAAGggggaaagaaaaagaaagatgaggaaGTGAAAGCAAAAGTAGTAgatgaagttgaagaagaagaggaaactggGTGTTGGGTTAAATTTAGATTTATGGGTTGTCTTACTTCAAGATCTAAAGTTAATAGCTCTATAAGTGGCACTAGTACTCATTATG CGGAGAGCAAGTCTACGAATGATACTAGTAGAGACCAACCGATTCCTGCTTTAGGATCTTCTTCCACTACTAGTAACGGAGAAAGTAACCCTGATACGCCTAAAGTGGGGGAGGATCTGAAAATTGCATCACAGCTGAGAAAGTTTACATTTATTGAGCTCAAGTCAGCAACAAGAAATTTTAGGCCGGAGAGTATTCTTGGTGAGGGTGGGTTTGGTTGTGTCTTTAAAGGATGGATTGAGGAGAACGGTACTGCTCCAGTGAAACCTGGTACAGGGCTTACAGTTGCAGTTAAAACACTCAACCATGATGGACTTCAAGGTCACAAGGAATGGCTG GCTGAAGTAAATTTTCTTGGTGACCTCCTTCATCCTAACTTGGTTAAGCTGATTGGTTACTGCATTGAAGATGATCAGCGGTTGCTAGTATACGAGTTTATGCCCCGAGGAAGCTTGGAGAACCACCTCTTCAGGA GGTCTCTGCCTCTACCATGGGCTGTGAGAATGAAAATTGCACTCGGTGCTGCCAAGGGTCTTGCATTTCTTCATGAGGAGGCTGAAAGACCAGTAATATATCGTgattttaaaacatctaacatTCTGTTAGATGCG GATTACAATTCTAAGCTCTCTGACTTTGGACTTGCAAAGGATGGTCCAGAGGGAGATAAAACTCACGTTTCAACTAGAGTGATGGGAACATATGGCTATGCAGCTCCAGAGTATGTGATGACAG GACATCTGACTTCAAGGAGCGATGTGTACAGCTTTGGGGTAGTGTTACTTGAGATGCTGACTGGCAGAAGGTCCATGGACAAAAATCGTCCAAACGGGGAGCACAACCTGGTGGAATGGGCACGACCCCATCTAGGAGAAAGAAGACGGTTTTACCGTCTCATAGACCCTCGGCTTGAAGGTAATTTTTCCATTAAAGGTGCTCAGAAGGCTGCCCAGCTGGCTCACAGTTGTCTTAGCCGAGACCCAAAATCTCGTCCACTCATGAGCGAGGTTGTAGAAGTTCTGAAGCCTCTCATAAATCTGAAAGACATGGCTAGCTCTTCCTACTACTACCAAACTATGCAAGCAGAACGGACCGGTGCTAACAACAACAGTTCCAGTGCTAGGAATGGCCTGAGAACACAAGGAGGAGGGTTTGTATCAAGAAACGGGTTACCTGTGAGGAGCCTTTCGAGCTCAAATGGTTCACACCCTTCTCCATACCGCCATCACCCGTCCCCAAAGCCAAGTGGCAAGAAGCTGTAA
- the LOC113276022 gene encoding probable serine/threonine-protein kinase PIX7 isoform X1, with protein MKMGLGPDDAIKVKEVWDFGQKSKGGKKKKDEEVKAKVVDEVEEEEETGCWVKFRFMGCLTSRSKVNSSISGTSTHYAESKSTNDTSRDQPIPALGSSSTTSNGESNPDTPKVGEDLKIASQLRKFTFIELKSATRNFRPESILGEGGFGCVFKGWIEENGTAPVKPGTGLTVAVKTLNHDGLQGHKEWLAEVNFLGDLLHPNLVKLIGYCIEDDQRLLVYEFMPRGSLENHLFRKGSLPLPWAVRMKIALGAAKGLAFLHEEAERPVIYRDFKTSNILLDADYNSKLSDFGLAKDGPEGDKTHVSTRVMGTYGYAAPEYVMTGHLTSRSDVYSFGVVLLEMLTGRRSMDKNRPNGEHNLVEWARPHLGERRRFYRLIDPRLEGNFSIKGAQKAAQLAHSCLSRDPKSRPLMSEVVEVLKPLINLKDMASSSYYYQTMQAERTGANNNSSSARNGLRTQGGGFVSRNGLPVRSLSSSNGSHPSPYRHHPSPKPSGKKL; from the exons ATGAAGATGGGATTAGGTCCTGATGATGCTATTAAAGTTAAAGAAGTATGGGATTTTGGACAGAAATCAAAAGggggaaagaaaaagaaagatgaggaaGTGAAAGCAAAAGTAGTAgatgaagttgaagaagaagaggaaactggGTGTTGGGTTAAATTTAGATTTATGGGTTGTCTTACTTCAAGATCTAAAGTTAATAGCTCTATAAGTGGCACTAGTACTCATTATG CGGAGAGCAAGTCTACGAATGATACTAGTAGAGACCAACCGATTCCTGCTTTAGGATCTTCTTCCACTACTAGTAACGGAGAAAGTAACCCTGATACGCCTAAAGTGGGGGAGGATCTGAAAATTGCATCACAGCTGAGAAAGTTTACATTTATTGAGCTCAAGTCAGCAACAAGAAATTTTAGGCCGGAGAGTATTCTTGGTGAGGGTGGGTTTGGTTGTGTCTTTAAAGGATGGATTGAGGAGAACGGTACTGCTCCAGTGAAACCTGGTACAGGGCTTACAGTTGCAGTTAAAACACTCAACCATGATGGACTTCAAGGTCACAAGGAATGGCTG GCTGAAGTAAATTTTCTTGGTGACCTCCTTCATCCTAACTTGGTTAAGCTGATTGGTTACTGCATTGAAGATGATCAGCGGTTGCTAGTATACGAGTTTATGCCCCGAGGAAGCTTGGAGAACCACCTCTTCAGGA AAGGGTCTCTGCCTCTACCATGGGCTGTGAGAATGAAAATTGCACTCGGTGCTGCCAAGGGTCTTGCATTTCTTCATGAGGAGGCTGAAAGACCAGTAATATATCGTgattttaaaacatctaacatTCTGTTAGATGCG GATTACAATTCTAAGCTCTCTGACTTTGGACTTGCAAAGGATGGTCCAGAGGGAGATAAAACTCACGTTTCAACTAGAGTGATGGGAACATATGGCTATGCAGCTCCAGAGTATGTGATGACAG GACATCTGACTTCAAGGAGCGATGTGTACAGCTTTGGGGTAGTGTTACTTGAGATGCTGACTGGCAGAAGGTCCATGGACAAAAATCGTCCAAACGGGGAGCACAACCTGGTGGAATGGGCACGACCCCATCTAGGAGAAAGAAGACGGTTTTACCGTCTCATAGACCCTCGGCTTGAAGGTAATTTTTCCATTAAAGGTGCTCAGAAGGCTGCCCAGCTGGCTCACAGTTGTCTTAGCCGAGACCCAAAATCTCGTCCACTCATGAGCGAGGTTGTAGAAGTTCTGAAGCCTCTCATAAATCTGAAAGACATGGCTAGCTCTTCCTACTACTACCAAACTATGCAAGCAGAACGGACCGGTGCTAACAACAACAGTTCCAGTGCTAGGAATGGCCTGAGAACACAAGGAGGAGGGTTTGTATCAAGAAACGGGTTACCTGTGAGGAGCCTTTCGAGCTCAAATGGTTCACACCCTTCTCCATACCGCCATCACCCGTCCCCAAAGCCAAGTGGCAAGAAGCTGTAA